From Rhododendron vialii isolate Sample 1 chromosome 10a, ASM3025357v1, the proteins below share one genomic window:
- the LOC131304362 gene encoding AAA-ATPase At3g28580-like gives MANVLPFFMGHQAGSLGQQGMSQMGLGMAIAASMVVLTMFQQFLLTHFRGYVEQLLRKLFKSLDPNVQIRFTEDSTGGPKNHEAYTAVETYLSSRCSAQAPRLKANSVRDITTPVLCVDVGEGVDDEFNGVVVRWQLVEEENNGDVFRGGSRKNRYYTLSFRKMNRKIVVEEYLRHVMEEGKAVKARNRQLKLYSNSSSGSECYWNYIMDFDHPAKFETLALEKEKKEDIIDDLIRFSTGREYYRRIGKPWKRGYLLYGPPGTGKSTMIAAMANLLSYDVYDLELTAVLSNATLKRLLNRIPCNSILVIEDIDCSSKITNQRETNSQGGEKTEKIFERVTLSGLLNCIDGLFSANDGGRLMVFTTNHVEAIDSALLRRGRMDKHVEMPFCGFEAFRILAENYLGIEDHELFAKIKALLEEIDVTPADVAENLIARRGKGEEDSGEECLNKLIEALEKKVEENRVKSAEQPLL, from the exons ATGGCGAACGTTCTGCCATTCTTCATGGGCCACCAGGCCGGGTCTCTAGGGCAACAAGGGATGAGCCAAATGGGTCTGGGCATGGCCATCGCTGCCTCCATGGTGGTCCTAACCATGTTCCAGCAATTCCTGCTCACCCACTTCCGCGGGTACGTCGAGCAGCTCCTGCGGAAGCTGTTCAAGTCACTGGACCCGAACGTACAAATCAGGTTCACCGAGGACTCGACGGGCGGGCCGAAAAACCACGAGGCCTACACCGCCGTGGAGACCTACCTTAGCTCCAGATGCTCGGCCCAAGCCCCGCGGCTGAAGGCTAATTCGGTCAGAGATATTACAACTCCGGTGCTGTGTGTAGATGTCGGCGAGGGGGTTGACGATGAGTTTAATGGGGTTGTGGTTCGGTGGCAACTGGTGGAAGAGGAAAATAATGGTGATGTGTTCCGCGGCGGCTCAAGGAAGAACAG gtacTATACCCTTTCCTTTCGAAAAATGAACCGAAAGATCGTGGTGGAGGAATACCTGAGGCATGTGATGGAGGAGGGTAAGGCGGTGAAGGCAAGGAATCGGCAGTTGAAGCTCTACTCCAACAGTTCGAGCGGGAGCGAATGCTACTGGAATTACATCATGGATTTCGATCATCCAGCCAAATTCGAGACTCTGGCtctggagaaggagaagaaggaagaCATTATCGACGATCTGATCAGGTTTTCTACCGGGAGAGAGTACTATAGGAGGATCGGAAAGCCATGGAAGAGAGG GTATCTCCTTTACGGTCCTCCGGGCACGGGTAAATCCACGATGATCGCAGCAATGGCGAATCTCCTCAGCTACGACGTATACGACCTCGAGTTAACAGCGGTTCTAAGCAACGCCACGCTAAAGCGCCTCTTGAACAGGATCCCCTGCAATTCCATTCTCGTGATCGAAGACATCGATTGTTCGAGCAAAATTACTAACCAAAGGGAGACGAATAGTCAGGGGGGCGAAAAAACGGAGAAGATATTTGAACGAGTAACGTTATCCGGGCTGTTGAATTGCATCGACGGacttttctcggcaaacgatgGCGGGAGGCTGATGGTTTTCACGACAAACCACGTGGAGGCGATCGACTCGGCGCTGCTCCGGAGGGGGAGAATGGACAAGCATGTGGAGATGCCGTTTTGCGGGTTCGAGGCGTTTAGGATTCTGGCGGAGAATTATCTGGGGATTGAGGATCACGAGCTGTTTGCGAAGATCAAGGCGTTGTTGGAGGAGATTGATGTTACTCCGGCGGATGTGGCGGAGAATTTGATTGCGAGGAGGGGGAAAGGCGAGGAGGATTCGGGTGAGGAGTGCTTGAACAAATTGATCGAAGCGTTGGAgaagaaagtggaggaaaataGAGTTAAAAGTGCTGAACAACCCTTGCTCTAG